The following proteins are co-located in the Mycolicibacterium goodii genome:
- a CDS encoding LppX_LprAFG lipoprotein, which produces MQTRPRFAVQSLFAVLATAAALVAGCSSSSQTSDAPLPDGAALLQESASKTKTQQSVHLLLTVQGKVDGLPVEKLDGDLTNAPAVAAEGTADLIAFGQKIADAKFVIADGNLYAALTPGDPLSNYGAAANIYDVSAILNPETGLANVLANFSDAKADGRESINGTEAVRVKGNVSADAVNKIAPALKATGPVPGTAWITEDDKTLVQAQLEPSPGNTVTMTLSDWGKQVNVTKPAA; this is translated from the coding sequence ATGCAGACGCGCCCACGCTTCGCAGTCCAATCCTTGTTCGCCGTCCTTGCCACCGCCGCCGCGCTGGTCGCGGGATGTTCGTCGTCGTCGCAGACCTCGGACGCGCCGCTGCCCGACGGTGCCGCGCTGCTGCAGGAGTCGGCGTCGAAGACCAAGACGCAGCAGAGCGTGCATCTGCTGCTGACGGTGCAGGGCAAGGTCGACGGGCTGCCGGTCGAGAAACTCGACGGCGACCTGACCAACGCGCCTGCCGTGGCCGCCGAGGGCACCGCCGATCTGATCGCGTTCGGCCAGAAGATCGCCGACGCCAAGTTCGTCATCGCAGACGGCAATCTCTACGCCGCGCTGACCCCGGGCGACCCGCTGTCGAACTACGGCGCCGCGGCCAACATCTACGACGTGTCGGCGATCCTGAACCCGGAGACCGGCCTGGCCAACGTGCTGGCCAACTTCTCCGACGCCAAGGCCGACGGGCGCGAATCCATCAACGGCACCGAGGCGGTCCGGGTGAAGGGCAACGTGAGCGCCGATGCGGTCAACAAGATCGCCCCGGCGCTCAAGGCCACCGGCCCGGTGCCCGGCACGGCGTGGATCACCGAGGACGACAAGACGCTGGTGCAGGCCCAGTTGGAACCCTCGCCGGGCAACACCGTCACGATGACGCTCTCGGACTGGGGTAAGCAGGTCAACGTCACCAAGCCAGCGGCCTGA
- a CDS encoding MFS transporter yields the protein MTGATAVRSRGNRNIAISAGSLAVLLGALDTYVVITIIVDIMADVGIAINEIQRVTPIITGYLLGYIAAMPLLGRASDRFGRKMLIQVGLAGFAVGSVVTALSSDLTMLVIGRVIQGSASGALLPVTLALAADLWSARNRASVLGGVGAAQELGAVLGPMYGIALVWLFNHWQAVFWVNVPLAVIAMVMIHFSLPARQQDEEPERVDVVGGVLLAITLGLTVVGLYNPEPDGKQVLPSWGLPVLAGALVAAVAFFAWEKVAKTRLIDPAGVRFRPFLAALAASLCAGAALMVTLVNVELFGQGVLGQDQDHAAFLLLRFLIALPIGALIGGWLATRIGDRLVVLIGLLIAAGGFVLISHWSVNVLAERHNLGLFTLPVLDTDLAIVGLGLGLVIGPLTSATLRAVPPAEHGIASAAVVVARMVGMLIGIAALGAWGFYRFNQHLATLAARAAGDAGNPMSLAERFAAQAVRYREAYVMMYGDIFLSAAVVCVIGALLGLLISGRHEHVDEFEPVHAPADDVDDAPTEMLDLPTQVLSTRPSETGDEGSGRHRAP from the coding sequence ATGACGGGCGCGACTGCGGTGCGTTCCCGCGGGAACCGCAACATCGCGATCAGCGCGGGCAGCCTGGCGGTGCTGCTCGGCGCGCTCGACACCTATGTCGTGATCACGATCATCGTCGACATCATGGCCGACGTCGGCATCGCGATCAACGAGATCCAGCGGGTCACCCCCATCATCACCGGGTACCTGCTCGGCTACATCGCCGCCATGCCGCTGCTGGGCCGCGCATCCGACCGCTTCGGCCGCAAGATGCTCATCCAGGTCGGCCTGGCGGGCTTCGCGGTGGGATCGGTCGTCACCGCGCTGTCGAGCGATCTGACGATGCTGGTGATCGGCCGTGTCATCCAGGGCTCCGCGAGCGGTGCGCTGCTGCCGGTGACGCTGGCGCTCGCGGCCGATCTGTGGTCGGCGCGTAATCGGGCCTCGGTGCTCGGCGGGGTCGGCGCCGCACAGGAACTCGGCGCGGTGCTGGGTCCCATGTACGGCATCGCGCTGGTCTGGCTGTTCAACCACTGGCAGGCGGTGTTCTGGGTCAACGTGCCGCTGGCCGTCATCGCGATGGTGATGATCCACTTCAGCCTGCCCGCCAGACAACAGGACGAGGAGCCGGAGCGGGTCGACGTCGTCGGCGGTGTCCTCCTCGCGATCACCCTCGGTCTCACCGTCGTCGGCCTGTACAACCCCGAGCCCGATGGCAAGCAGGTGCTGCCCAGCTGGGGACTTCCCGTGCTCGCGGGCGCGCTGGTCGCGGCGGTGGCGTTCTTCGCATGGGAGAAGGTCGCCAAGACCCGGCTGATCGACCCGGCCGGGGTGCGCTTCCGGCCGTTCCTGGCCGCGCTGGCCGCGTCGCTGTGTGCCGGCGCGGCGCTGATGGTGACGCTGGTCAACGTGGAACTGTTCGGTCAGGGCGTGCTCGGCCAGGATCAGGACCATGCGGCGTTCCTGCTGCTGCGGTTCCTGATCGCGCTGCCCATCGGCGCGCTGATCGGCGGTTGGCTGGCCACCCGCATCGGTGACCGGCTCGTGGTGCTGATCGGTCTGCTCATCGCCGCGGGTGGCTTCGTGCTGATCTCGCACTGGAGCGTCAACGTGCTGGCGGAGCGCCACAACCTGGGGCTGTTCACGCTGCCGGTGCTGGACACCGACCTGGCGATCGTGGGCCTCGGCCTCGGCCTGGTCATCGGACCGCTGACATCGGCGACGCTGCGCGCCGTGCCGCCGGCCGAGCACGGCATCGCGTCGGCCGCCGTGGTGGTGGCCCGCATGGTCGGCATGTTGATCGGCATCGCCGCGCTGGGCGCGTGGGGTTTCTACCGGTTCAACCAGCACCTGGCGACGCTGGCCGCGCGTGCCGCCGGGGACGCGGGCAACCCGATGTCACTGGCCGAGCGGTTCGCCGCGCAGGCCGTGCGGTACCGCGAGGCCTACGTGATGATGTACGGCGACATCTTCCTGAGCGCGGCGGTCGTGTGTGTCATCGGCGCGCTGCTGGGCCTGCTGATCAGCGGTAGGCATGAGCACGTCGACGAGTTCGAACCGGTCCACGCACCGGCAGACGACGTTGACGACGCTCCGACCGAGATGCTGGATCTCCCGACGCAGGTGCTCTCGACCCGGCCGTCGGAAACCGGCGATGAGGGGTCAGGACGCCACCGGGCGCCCTGA